From Paenibacillus sp. V4I7, one genomic window encodes:
- a CDS encoding LytTR family transcriptional regulator DNA-binding domain-containing protein encodes MNVALETRNTYEDFALEKDIMYFRVGEHGLVSFHGKNYHIKKRMTSEQIQEITTNSSFFKVNTDCYVNTRKILQIQDGKVFFEIKGADSKFASITKLRQFRLKEIVQQHKAEAVAGESAE; translated from the coding sequence ATGAATGTAGCGCTCGAAACAAGAAATACCTATGAGGACTTCGCACTTGAGAAGGATATTATGTACTTCCGAGTCGGAGAACATGGGCTCGTCTCTTTCCATGGGAAAAACTATCACATTAAAAAACGCATGACCTCTGAGCAAATTCAAGAAATTACTACAAATAGCTCCTTTTTCAAGGTCAACACGGATTGCTATGTGAATACAAGGAAAATTCTACAGATTCAGGATGGCAAAGTGTTCTTCGAAATCAAAGGTGCTGATTCCAAATTTGCATCGATTACGAAGCTACGTCAATTCCGACTGAAAGAAATCGTGCAGCAGCACAAAGCGGAAGCAGTTGCAGGTGAATCAGCAGAATAA
- a CDS encoding MFS transporter has product MNMKLASSLFIDKHFHALTHRNYRYLWLGQCVSLIGTWMQNIGQSWLVLTITGSPLKLGIVAACQFLPILLFSLFAGIIVDKFPKKNILLVTQTVAMILAFTLAILVLTDTVKYSYIIVLALLLGLNNTLDMPTRQSFNIEIVGKEDLMNAIALNSTTFNMARIVGPAIGAVMMAWLGAGWCFLLNGVSFLAVLYGLFHIKAAPYVRKKNSRDGMMKEIKDGIVYIARDPLLAQTVLLVTVIGTLAFNFNVLIPVFTKSVLHMGETTYGTLMSCLGVGSFAGALTMSFRSKQGPMLKLSIIASLVVAVCLVLNGLSTSVWVCGGLLALTGFFNIIFATNSNSSLQMHAKEEYRARVMSVYSLVFAGSTPIGSIFAGFVADRYGANGAFVCCGVLTGVLCLIIIWNYRKKAAKRSLGEIGTSS; this is encoded by the coding sequence ATGAATATGAAGCTTGCAAGTTCGCTGTTTATCGATAAGCATTTTCATGCTTTAACGCATCGTAATTATCGGTATCTTTGGTTAGGTCAGTGTGTCTCGCTCATTGGAACGTGGATGCAAAATATTGGGCAGTCTTGGCTCGTACTGACGATCACTGGCTCGCCTCTTAAACTTGGGATTGTTGCGGCATGTCAGTTCCTCCCAATTCTCTTATTTTCCTTGTTTGCAGGCATTATCGTTGATAAGTTTCCAAAGAAGAATATCCTGCTTGTTACGCAAACGGTTGCGATGATTCTAGCCTTTACGTTGGCAATACTCGTCTTGACAGATACGGTAAAGTACAGCTATATCATTGTGCTAGCTCTGCTGCTTGGGCTTAATAATACGCTGGATATGCCAACGAGACAGTCGTTTAATATAGAAATCGTGGGAAAAGAAGATCTCATGAATGCCATAGCTCTCAATTCAACGACATTTAACATGGCAAGGATTGTTGGTCCTGCGATTGGTGCAGTGATGATGGCTTGGCTGGGTGCTGGGTGGTGTTTTTTGCTCAATGGGGTTAGCTTTCTGGCAGTTCTGTATGGATTGTTTCATATTAAAGCAGCACCCTATGTTCGGAAGAAGAACTCGCGCGATGGCATGATGAAGGAAATTAAAGATGGAATTGTCTACATTGCAAGAGATCCTTTGTTAGCACAGACTGTGCTTCTCGTAACGGTGATCGGCACGCTTGCTTTTAACTTTAATGTACTCATTCCGGTTTTCACTAAAAGTGTGCTGCACATGGGAGAGACCACGTATGGCACGTTAATGTCATGTCTGGGTGTGGGTTCTTTCGCGGGGGCGCTCACAATGTCATTTCGCAGTAAGCAAGGGCCAATGCTGAAATTAAGTATTATAGCTAGTTTAGTAGTTGCGGTTTGTTTGGTCTTAAATGGACTAAGCACTTCCGTTTGGGTCTGCGGTGGATTGTTAGCTTTAACCGGATTTTTCAACATCATATTTGCAACGAATAGTAATTCATCTCTTCAGATGCATGCCAAAGAGGAGTATCGCGCGCGCGTAATGAGTGTGTATTCACTTGTATTTGCGGGCTCCACGCCGATAGGAAGCATTTTTGCTGGTTTTGTCGCAGATCGATATGGTGCGAATGGGGCTTTCGTCTGTTGTGGCGTGTTAACTGGTGTGCTTTGTCTGATTATTATTTGGAATTATAGGAAGAAAGCCGCTAAAAGATCTCTTGGGGAAATAGGAACTTCCTCATAA
- a CDS encoding MarR family winged helix-turn-helix transcriptional regulator produces MIENRNSIPRWVSLIYRYGQMYIGEHLKKYDIGRGQHIFINALYKEDGLTQEELADYLKIDKGTTAKALKKLEEQGYITRTVSKKDKRCNEVHLTEKALLIKGDVRKVLTDWRERLTFGLTDEEKLLALTILEKMGDNASRFAEEQVEP; encoded by the coding sequence ATGATCGAAAATAGAAATTCGATACCAAGGTGGGTCTCACTCATTTACCGTTATGGGCAAATGTATATTGGTGAGCATTTGAAGAAATACGACATCGGCAGAGGGCAGCATATTTTCATCAACGCGCTATATAAAGAAGATGGTCTTACACAAGAAGAGTTAGCGGATTATTTGAAGATTGATAAAGGTACGACAGCAAAAGCACTTAAAAAGTTAGAAGAGCAAGGCTACATAACCCGTACGGTCAGTAAAAAAGATAAGAGATGCAACGAAGTTCATCTAACCGAAAAGGCGCTGCTGATTAAAGGTGATGTGCGGAAGGTACTGACGGACTGGCGAGAACGTCTAACGTTTGGTTTAACGGATGAGGAGAAACTACTGGCTTTGACTATTTTGGAGAAAATGGGAGATAATGCGTCCCGTTTCGCAGAGGAGCAGGTGGAGCCATGA
- a CDS encoding lactonase family protein produces MSVGEQKELYVYVGSYTDERNTNGISLYAFNRLSGEMRLVESYRDLPNASFLALNDARTILYAVSETETYNGRFGGSAASYAIEAGTGRLEKLNQQPTDGSAPCYISLDQTNRTVYVANYSSGSVTVYPIEADGRLGEHAQLVKHEGPLGPRADRQEAPHAHSIVPAPNNRYAISADLGLDRLVVSSIDAESGLLQPHGDAAMKPGAGPRHLVYSADSRYVYAINELDSTVTVLGYEADAGVLTALQSISTLPEGFSGESTCADIHLSEDGRYVYASNRGHDSIAVYEVARQSGTLSVVGWQATLGRTPRNFALSPQGEFLLAANQDSNSITVFRIDAETGMLRETGQSVAVSRPVCIKFL; encoded by the coding sequence ATGTCAGTAGGAGAACAGAAAGAATTGTATGTCTATGTTGGTTCCTATACAGATGAGCGCAATACAAATGGGATTTCCTTGTATGCGTTCAATCGTTTGAGCGGTGAAATGAGGTTGGTGGAATCGTATAGGGATTTGCCAAATGCTTCCTTTCTTGCTCTGAATGATGCACGGACGATTTTGTATGCGGTGAGTGAGACAGAAACGTACAACGGTCGTTTTGGAGGCTCCGCGGCATCTTATGCGATAGAAGCTGGCACCGGTAGGCTTGAGAAGTTGAATCAGCAGCCTACCGACGGATCTGCTCCTTGTTATATCAGCTTGGACCAGACTAACCGAACGGTCTATGTAGCGAATTATTCAAGCGGCAGCGTGACCGTTTATCCGATAGAAGCGGACGGGCGGCTTGGTGAGCATGCACAGTTGGTCAAACATGAAGGTCCATTGGGGCCGCGTGCGGATCGCCAAGAGGCTCCGCATGCGCACTCGATTGTTCCGGCACCGAACAATCGGTATGCGATTTCAGCCGATCTGGGCCTTGATCGGCTGGTGGTTAGCAGCATCGACGCGGAAAGCGGCTTGCTTCAGCCGCATGGCGATGCGGCGATGAAGCCGGGCGCAGGCCCGCGGCATTTGGTTTATAGCGCGGACAGTCGGTACGTGTACGCGATCAATGAGCTGGACAGCACGGTTACCGTGCTGGGCTATGAGGCAGACGCGGGAGTTCTGACCGCGCTGCAGAGCATTTCGACGCTGCCGGAAGGCTTCAGCGGCGAGAGCACATGCGCGGACATCCATCTCTCCGAGGATGGCCGCTATGTGTATGCATCTAACCGCGGACACGATAGTATCGCGGTTTATGAGGTTGCCCGACAAAGCGGCACGCTGTCGGTCGTGGGTTGGCAGGCGACGCTCGGGCGGACGCCGAGGAACTTTGCCTTATCGCCGCAGGGGGAGTTCCTCCTCGCGGCGAACCAGGACTCGAACAGCATTACGGTATTCCGCATCGATGCGGAAACTGGAATGCTGCGTGAAACAGGGCAATCGGTAGCGGTATCGCGGCCCGTTTGCATCAAGTTTCTCTAG
- a CDS encoding DUF2238 domain-containing protein produces MQTISFTKNWFLQMIIVMFVGIWIWLAVEPYSRYNWVLENLLIWATLIGLVSTYKLFTFTNLSYAWIALFLLLHTFGAHYSYNENWVDVWLKLILHSERDHYDRLVHFSFGLLLAYPIREAMSAWTRLGSKWLYVITCVIVLAMGAFYELIEMWVALIVAPEIGTLFLGTQGDQWDTHHDMELALYGAVIAMVVTAVWRKVRVGIKAKKSRIMRLSREM; encoded by the coding sequence ATGCAGACCATTTCATTCACTAAAAATTGGTTTTTGCAAATGATAATCGTTATGTTTGTAGGGATATGGATTTGGCTGGCGGTAGAGCCTTACAGCAGGTATAACTGGGTATTGGAAAATCTACTGATATGGGCAACGCTAATTGGACTTGTAAGTACATATAAACTTTTTACGTTTACGAATTTGTCTTATGCTTGGATTGCTTTGTTCTTACTGCTGCATACGTTTGGGGCTCATTATTCGTATAACGAGAATTGGGTGGATGTTTGGTTGAAGCTAATTCTTCACTCGGAACGTGATCATTATGATCGCTTGGTTCATTTTAGCTTTGGATTGCTCCTCGCCTATCCGATTCGGGAAGCGATGAGTGCATGGACACGGCTAGGCAGTAAATGGCTTTATGTGATTACCTGTGTCATCGTTTTGGCAATGGGGGCTTTTTATGAGCTTATTGAAATGTGGGTGGCGCTGATTGTTGCTCCTGAGATTGGAACGTTATTCCTAGGAACACAAGGTGATCAATGGGATACGCACCACGATATGGAGCTTGCTCTGTATGGGGCGGTTATTGCTATGGTTGTTACTGCGGTTTGGCGTAAGGTGCGGGTGGGAATTAAAGCAAAAAAAAGCAGGATTATGAGATTAAGTAGGGAAATGTGA
- a CDS encoding HAD family hydrolase, whose protein sequence is MLEVPHTSISFTDLHLWKKDRFLSGLIGDIDAISLLSLDIFDTLLFRTCANPSDVFVLVAEKAHRIGCLKASISPAAFKEMRIRAENNARDRQAAVTGFGEVTLELIYAEMPEGVCIRDKMAQIEVETEAEVCYVNPHVASLLAACKSKQIPVALLSDMYLSSEQLRWILSSSGLDLLSVDTLLVSSEEHEGKSSGHLFARLKELYPQLESHEIVHIGDNIAADVEGASKEGIRSVHYNVVPEHFGSLHHWEYVRHGHVLPEWKSLRKLAEASDMTVGMGELDRVFYKLGTSVIGPFLQALCEWVIDQCVDEGIRTVHPLMREAYLLAPMLESAARIRGVDLQIKPIYVSRQATFLAGLESFGDDELTLLLGIHGLKISELFEVLDICEESDHFHFEAFLEERIETCKYIVGENGSSIYDQIGGFLRSAPIQTKILASVKRHRQLFVSYLKQEFGSPERLVTVDIGFHGTIQKSLEKIVSLAGHKPQMTHLLAVGANRLDELSMRGMDIRSMLRSGSGGSDEGKRIARTPAFLEELMMGDFGSTLRYAEGELGQIRPITAELKRPDKEYAMKRACQEGALAFQGYYAYLLQQKEGRLQRASLQPVEWSKPLHRVLDMPRPEEARLLGDLTHQDNFCTEYIAPICEDVAEEWFEQGPEAFLNTCNYGPSILNANWPQGLVTIRFAYYLYTFYLRLQDGFGSQVMLFETIQKVKEDGVCVIHLYGTGAFAEQALKMAWFHGLQIRYWIDPHIGLDAAPWGQFAYVTLEQVRDGGIKAEKGAGTGTGTGNASHAFLIATLSEMKAYKNHILHVYEGSEVTPIFYELLP, encoded by the coding sequence ATGCTGGAGGTACCGCATACAAGTATAAGCTTTACCGATCTTCATTTATGGAAAAAGGATCGCTTTCTAAGTGGCTTGATTGGTGATATTGACGCCATTTCGCTGCTCAGTTTGGATATTTTCGATACGCTATTATTTCGTACTTGTGCAAATCCCTCTGACGTTTTTGTTCTTGTTGCGGAAAAAGCACACCGTATTGGCTGCTTGAAGGCTTCCATATCACCAGCCGCTTTCAAAGAGATGCGGATTCGTGCTGAGAACAATGCCCGTGATCGACAAGCTGCCGTAACGGGCTTTGGCGAGGTTACTTTGGAACTCATTTATGCTGAGATGCCGGAAGGGGTCTGTATCAGGGACAAGATGGCTCAGATAGAAGTCGAGACTGAGGCGGAAGTTTGCTATGTGAACCCGCATGTGGCGTCATTGTTAGCTGCTTGTAAAAGCAAGCAGATTCCGGTAGCACTGTTATCGGATATGTATTTATCCTCCGAGCAGCTGCGCTGGATTCTTTCGTCGTCAGGTCTAGATCTATTAAGCGTAGATACGCTGCTTGTTTCATCGGAGGAGCATGAAGGGAAGTCATCGGGGCATTTATTCGCTCGGTTGAAGGAACTTTACCCACAGCTCGAGAGTCACGAAATTGTACATATTGGTGACAATATAGCCGCAGATGTGGAAGGTGCCTCCAAAGAAGGAATAAGGAGCGTACACTACAACGTCGTTCCTGAACATTTCGGGAGCTTGCATCACTGGGAGTATGTTAGACATGGACATGTACTGCCAGAATGGAAGTCCCTGCGGAAGCTAGCAGAAGCCTCGGATATGACGGTTGGAATGGGCGAGCTGGACCGCGTATTTTATAAGTTGGGTACCAGTGTAATTGGACCATTTTTGCAAGCTCTGTGTGAGTGGGTCATTGATCAATGTGTGGATGAGGGCATCCGGACTGTACATCCTTTAATGAGAGAAGCTTATTTGTTAGCCCCGATGCTTGAAAGTGCTGCGCGTATTCGAGGTGTTGACCTCCAGATAAAGCCGATCTATGTTTCCAGACAAGCTACTTTTTTGGCGGGACTGGAGAGCTTTGGTGATGATGAGCTAACACTTTTGCTAGGCATTCACGGTTTGAAAATAAGCGAGCTATTCGAGGTACTTGATATCTGCGAAGAAAGCGATCATTTTCATTTTGAAGCATTTTTGGAGGAAAGAATTGAAACTTGCAAGTATATAGTAGGTGAAAATGGAAGCTCCATCTATGATCAAATTGGGGGTTTTCTACGAAGTGCACCCATACAAACTAAAATTTTGGCGTCTGTGAAGCGGCATAGGCAGCTTTTTGTAAGTTATTTGAAGCAAGAATTTGGTTCGCCTGAACGGTTGGTAACGGTCGATATTGGCTTTCACGGAACCATTCAGAAATCACTAGAAAAAATAGTGAGCTTAGCGGGACATAAGCCGCAAATGACGCATTTGCTCGCTGTTGGCGCTAATCGGCTGGATGAGCTGAGTATGCGTGGTATGGATATCCGTAGTATGCTGCGCTCGGGTAGCGGGGGAAGTGATGAGGGGAAACGTATCGCAAGGACGCCTGCCTTTTTGGAGGAGCTCATGATGGGCGATTTCGGTTCGACGCTTCGTTATGCTGAAGGTGAGCTCGGTCAAATCAGGCCGATTACGGCCGAGCTGAAACGTCCTGACAAAGAGTATGCGATGAAACGGGCATGTCAAGAAGGTGCTTTAGCGTTCCAAGGTTATTATGCCTATTTGCTACAGCAGAAAGAGGGGCGATTGCAGCGCGCATCCCTACAGCCTGTGGAGTGGAGCAAGCCGCTGCACCGTGTTCTCGATATGCCGAGACCCGAGGAAGCGAGATTGTTGGGGGATTTGACGCATCAGGACAATTTCTGTACCGAGTACATTGCACCGATTTGTGAAGATGTGGCCGAAGAATGGTTCGAGCAAGGGCCGGAAGCATTTTTGAATACCTGTAATTATGGGCCGTCGATTTTGAATGCGAATTGGCCGCAGGGTCTTGTGACTATACGATTTGCGTATTATTTATATACATTCTATTTGCGGCTACAAGATGGGTTCGGCAGCCAGGTGATGCTGTTTGAGACGATCCAAAAGGTGAAAGAGGATGGCGTATGTGTCATTCATCTTTATGGAACGGGGGCTTTTGCCGAGCAGGCTTTGAAGATGGCTTGGTTTCATGGACTTCAGATTCGTTACTGGATTGATCCGCATATCGGGTTGGATGCTGCGCCTTGGGGGCAGTTTGCTTATGTTACTTTGGAACAGGTTAGGGATGGTGGGATTAAAGCAGAGAAAGGGGCAGGGACAGGAACTGGAACAGGGAATGCCTCTCACGCTTTCTTGATCGCGACGTTATCTGAGATGAAGGCATATAAGAACCATATTTTGCATGTATATGAGGGTAGTGAGGTAACGCCGATCTTTTACGAGCTTCTTCCTTAG
- a CDS encoding glycosyltransferase family 2 protein, translating into MSYQPLVSIIIPTYNRQIELAELAESLYRQTYKNLQIIIVNDCGPSVDFIQELYPELAIQIVNMPQNLKHVHARNRGLQEVKGDFIMLCDDDDLLLPIHIERMLQEIEGYDLVYPDVEIFDYVYENNARSITDRFVFAYEFDVPAMRRFSTFFSSGCIFRPEVINVLGAFDTEVFHYWDWDFFLRAAEQFRVKRAPIASVLYAFSQQGSSNMSGQLDNMRPYLDMLSAKHQLGELPTKNFFLLLEEPEVKARQAVTEIIWDGKPIRSRLSK; encoded by the coding sequence ATGTCCTATCAGCCCTTAGTGTCCATCATTATCCCTACGTATAATCGCCAAATTGAACTCGCTGAGCTCGCAGAATCATTATACCGCCAAACGTACAAAAACTTACAAATCATCATCGTTAACGATTGCGGCCCCTCCGTCGATTTCATTCAGGAATTGTACCCGGAACTGGCTATTCAGATCGTCAATATGCCGCAAAACTTGAAGCATGTTCATGCACGCAACCGCGGATTGCAAGAGGTAAAAGGCGATTTCATTATGCTCTGTGATGACGACGATCTGCTGCTTCCGATCCATATCGAGCGCATGCTGCAAGAAATAGAAGGCTATGATCTTGTCTACCCAGACGTAGAAATTTTCGATTATGTTTATGAAAATAACGCCCGTTCCATCACAGATCGGTTCGTTTTTGCTTATGAATTCGATGTGCCTGCGATGCGTAGGTTTTCGACCTTCTTTTCTTCCGGCTGTATATTTCGTCCCGAGGTTATCAACGTTCTGGGCGCTTTTGACACGGAAGTATTTCATTATTGGGACTGGGATTTCTTCTTACGAGCAGCTGAGCAATTCCGTGTGAAACGTGCGCCAATCGCAAGTGTACTCTATGCCTTCTCGCAGCAAGGCAGCAGCAATATGTCGGGTCAATTAGATAACATGCGTCCTTATTTGGACATGCTCTCAGCCAAGCATCAACTCGGTGAATTGCCAACGAAAAACTTCTTCCTCCTGCTGGAAGAACCGGAAGTGAAAGCGCGACAAGCAGTGACCGAAATCATCTGGGACGGGAAACCGATTCGCTCTCGTTTATCCAAATAA
- a CDS encoding helix-turn-helix domain-containing protein — MQRHVMLPRLQQSSYFIFPESVGWYRDLPNHSVYRSERLCETFSLHFIVSGKGYVEIEGEQYPIQKGDAFLYFPYQEQKYYSSKEDPWDVRWVHFYGNHIKEFMLERGFLRTLWTLKRWNELEEAYHELLLEAETNSILRTTNLSTLTYKILCEFMSYAAPLTGNRGMESVDRILALLPSMQQKACEPFILEEWAELTGVSTYYFCKLFRKAMSMTPLSFITLCRIQFAKQRLIEKENWPIKDIAKESGYASASYFNQRFQEHEGMTPSEFRSFYAKSLFG; from the coding sequence ATGCAAAGGCATGTCATGCTGCCGAGGCTGCAGCAATCTTCTTATTTCATTTTTCCAGAGTCTGTTGGCTGGTACCGTGATCTCCCGAATCATTCTGTCTATCGGTCCGAGAGGTTATGTGAGACATTTAGCTTGCATTTCATCGTTTCAGGTAAAGGGTACGTCGAAATTGAGGGGGAACAGTATCCGATTCAAAAAGGGGATGCTTTTCTGTATTTTCCATATCAAGAACAAAAATACTACAGCTCGAAGGAAGATCCATGGGATGTAAGGTGGGTTCATTTTTATGGAAATCATATAAAGGAGTTTATGCTGGAGCGAGGATTTCTTCGGACCTTGTGGACGTTAAAGCGATGGAATGAGCTTGAAGAAGCGTATCATGAGCTTTTGCTGGAGGCGGAGACGAATAGCATCCTTCGGACAACGAATCTCTCGACACTGACGTATAAGATATTGTGCGAATTCATGAGCTATGCGGCGCCTTTAACGGGAAATCGGGGGATGGAATCCGTGGATCGCATTCTCGCCTTACTTCCCTCGATGCAGCAAAAAGCCTGTGAACCGTTCATCTTGGAAGAATGGGCGGAGCTCACAGGCGTAAGCACTTACTATTTCTGTAAATTATTTCGTAAAGCTATGTCGATGACCCCGCTCTCCTTCATTACGCTTTGCCGCATTCAATTCGCTAAGCAGCGTTTAATTGAAAAGGAGAACTGGCCGATCAAAGACATCGCCAAGGAATCAGGTTATGCCAGCGCGAGTTATTTCAACCAGCGGTTTCAAGAACATGAAGGAATGACGCCAAGCGAGTTTCGAAGCTTCTATGCCAAAAGTTTATTTGGATAA
- a CDS encoding Gfo/Idh/MocA family protein, translating to MTKLRWGILGCANIAIRACIPGIQQSQTGIVSAIASRNLQKSQETAAKLDIPKAYGSYEELIEDPDIDALYIPLPNHLHKEWTIRAAQAGKHVLCEKPASLTADDVQEMVTACEQAGVVFAEAFMYRHHPRYERIKAIMESGEIGDIRGIHGVFTFSNPGDSKNVRYVREWGGGSAYDVGCYPLSAARMLLGREPEAVTTHAFFSPEHDDVDMMMSGLVEFSGNVALTFDCGMWAAFRNTLEIVGAHGRIEVPSAFVTPTEESGNFIVHVKNERREEKVPFLNQYALQADDMAYAAWGERAPRFPASDAIKNLKVIDACLKSARDRSRIVINQ from the coding sequence ATGACAAAGCTTCGTTGGGGGATTTTAGGTTGCGCCAATATAGCCATAAGGGCTTGTATTCCTGGTATCCAGCAGTCTCAGACTGGCATTGTAAGCGCTATTGCCAGCCGCAATCTGCAGAAGTCACAGGAAACTGCAGCTAAGCTAGATATTCCTAAGGCTTACGGCAGTTATGAAGAATTGATCGAGGATCCAGATATTGATGCCTTATACATACCGCTTCCGAACCATCTGCACAAAGAGTGGACGATTCGTGCTGCCCAGGCTGGTAAGCATGTACTGTGCGAGAAGCCAGCTTCTCTTACGGCGGATGATGTTCAAGAAATGGTCACGGCTTGCGAACAAGCAGGTGTGGTTTTTGCCGAAGCTTTCATGTATAGACACCACCCGCGGTACGAGCGGATTAAAGCTATTATGGAATCCGGTGAAATCGGTGATATTCGTGGAATTCATGGTGTTTTTACCTTTAGTAACCCTGGTGATAGCAAAAATGTTCGCTACGTTCGTGAATGGGGTGGCGGTTCGGCCTATGACGTTGGATGTTATCCACTAAGTGCTGCAAGAATGCTGTTGGGCAGGGAACCAGAGGCTGTGACCACTCACGCCTTCTTCTCGCCGGAGCATGATGATGTCGATATGATGATGTCCGGTTTAGTTGAATTTAGCGGCAATGTCGCGTTAACCTTTGACTGCGGAATGTGGGCAGCTTTCCGTAATACGCTCGAAATCGTTGGCGCGCATGGACGTATTGAAGTCCCTTCTGCGTTTGTGACGCCAACAGAGGAATCCGGCAATTTTATCGTCCATGTTAAAAATGAACGCCGTGAAGAAAAGGTTCCTTTTCTCAACCAATACGCGCTGCAAGCGGACGACATGGCTTATGCCGCTTGGGGTGAGAGAGCACCTCGCTTCCCAGCGAGTGATGCTATTAAAAACTTGAAAGTGATCGATGCATGCCTGAAGTCAGCTAGAGATCGCTCACGAATTGTTATTAATCAATAA
- a CDS encoding aldo/keto reductase, whose amino-acid sequence MKHIQIKGLDKPVSKLIMGSDFFRLDNGQEVSEILGHYLSIGGNTIDTAFIYCGGQSEQALGIWLDEMGNRDDINIFTKGAHHDASGPRVNAEAIRSDLFTSLERLHTDYIDLYALHRDDPSTPVGVILEALNEHVEAGRIRAFGGSNWTHERLQEAADYAEQHGLIGFSFSSPNLSLAKANEPFWAGCVSTDEQALRWHEAKQFPLLSWSSQARGFFTGRFTPENRENADLVRVFYSDENWTRLRRAEQLAQEKGVSAIQIALAYVLSQPFPACALIGPRSEAEMLSCRDGAQLVLSAQELAWLDLTAATV is encoded by the coding sequence ATGAAGCACATTCAGATTAAAGGATTAGATAAACCAGTATCCAAACTGATCATGGGATCTGACTTTTTTAGACTGGATAATGGTCAAGAAGTCAGCGAAATCCTCGGGCATTATCTATCTATCGGTGGAAATACGATTGACACAGCCTTCATCTATTGTGGTGGCCAGAGTGAGCAAGCGCTTGGGATTTGGCTCGATGAAATGGGCAATCGCGATGACATCAATATCTTTACCAAGGGCGCACATCATGATGCTAGCGGGCCCAGAGTGAATGCGGAAGCAATTCGAAGTGATTTGTTCACCAGTCTCGAGAGACTGCACACTGACTATATTGATCTTTATGCGCTTCATCGCGATGACCCGTCAACACCGGTCGGCGTTATCCTCGAAGCGCTGAATGAACATGTGGAAGCTGGAAGAATCCGCGCCTTTGGCGGATCCAACTGGACACATGAACGTCTGCAAGAAGCAGCAGATTATGCTGAGCAGCATGGTCTAATCGGCTTCAGCTTCAGCAGCCCTAACCTTAGCCTAGCTAAAGCGAACGAGCCATTCTGGGCTGGCTGTGTCTCAACCGATGAGCAAGCGCTGCGCTGGCATGAAGCCAAGCAGTTCCCACTGCTGTCCTGGTCTTCGCAGGCACGCGGATTTTTCACTGGGCGGTTCACGCCGGAGAACCGCGAAAACGCCGATCTCGTCCGCGTCTTCTACAGTGACGAGAACTGGACGCGGCTGCGCCGCGCCGAACAGCTGGCGCAGGAAAAAGGCGTCAGCGCGATCCAAATCGCGCTCGCCTATGTGCTGAGCCAGCCGTTCCCGGCATGCGCCCTCATTGGGCCGCGCAGCGAAGCCGAAATGCTCTCATGCCGTGACGGCGCGCAGCTTGTGCTGTCTGCGCAGGAGCTGGCATGGCTTGATTTGACCGCAGCGACGGTGTAA